In Palleronia sp. LCG004, a single window of DNA contains:
- a CDS encoding lytic murein transglycosylase — protein sequence MRISRRIFMGGVAASGLAACGGGAGRLSPVSRDPLPDDLRPVPNAGWSAWVDGFRGRAASQGLSPEVVARSFRGAGYLPGVVERDRNQTEFTRSLEDYLAIAASEEKVATGRRMYGQYRPTLDAIEARYGVPANVVAAIWGLESNYGSRRGNIPIVSSTSTLAYDGRRGQFFESQLLAALRIIERGDTTPENMVGSWAGAMGHTQFIPTSYQAFAVDFTGDGRRDIWADDPSDALASTAAYLSRSGWQRGMSWGGEVGVSAPASGSAITPQPGGPTFRVTRNFDAIKRYNNSTNYAIGVGHLSDRIAGGPPIRASFPPDRYGFTKDMREDLQRRLTRAGYDTQGTDGVLGPNSRTAIAAYQGARGLPPTGDPSVALLNSLGG from the coding sequence ATGCGGATTTCGCGCAGGATTTTCATGGGGGGCGTCGCGGCCTCGGGACTCGCCGCATGCGGCGGCGGCGCGGGGCGGCTTTCGCCCGTGTCGCGCGACCCGCTGCCCGACGACCTCAGGCCGGTTCCGAATGCCGGCTGGTCCGCCTGGGTCGACGGCTTCCGAGGTCGTGCGGCATCGCAGGGCCTTTCGCCCGAGGTGGTCGCCCGCAGTTTCCGCGGCGCGGGATACCTCCCCGGCGTGGTCGAGCGCGACCGCAACCAGACCGAATTCACGCGGTCGCTCGAAGACTACCTCGCGATCGCGGCGTCGGAAGAAAAGGTCGCGACGGGCCGACGGATGTACGGCCAGTACCGCCCGACGCTTGACGCGATCGAGGCACGCTACGGCGTGCCCGCGAATGTCGTCGCCGCGATCTGGGGGCTCGAATCGAATTACGGCTCGCGCCGGGGCAACATCCCGATCGTCTCCTCGACATCGACGCTCGCCTATGACGGGCGGCGGGGGCAGTTCTTCGAAAGCCAGCTCCTCGCCGCGCTCAGGATCATCGAACGCGGCGACACGACGCCCGAGAACATGGTCGGAAGCTGGGCCGGCGCGATGGGGCATACGCAGTTCATCCCCACATCGTATCAGGCATTCGCAGTCGATTTCACGGGCGACGGACGCCGCGACATCTGGGCCGACGATCCCTCCGACGCGCTGGCCTCGACGGCGGCCTATCTGTCGCGCTCCGGCTGGCAGAGGGGCATGAGCTGGGGCGGCGAGGTCGGCGTCTCGGCCCCCGCGTCGGGCAGCGCCATAACGCCCCAACCCGGCGGCCCGACATTCCGCGTCACGCGCAACTTCGATGCAATCAAGCGCTACAACAACTCGACGAACTACGCGATCGGCGTCGGGCACCTGTCGGATCGCATCGCGGGCGGCCCTCCCATCCGCGCCTCCTTTCCGCCGGACCGCTACGGCTTCACCAAGGACATGCGTGAGGACCTCCAGCGCCGACTGACGCGCGCGGGCTACGACACGCAAGGCACCGACGGCGTGCTGGGACCCAACAGCCGCACGGCGATCGCGGCCTATCAGGGCGCGCGCGGCCTGCCCCCGACCGGCGATCCGTCGGTGGCGCTGCTGAACAGCCTCGGAGGCTGA
- a CDS encoding ABC transporter substrate-binding protein, whose product MNLTRHALLATTALGLLAGAAQAQTLRWAAAGDALTLDPHAQNEGPTHTMNHQIYEPLLLRNTAGDLEGALATDWQVSEEDPNVWIFTLRDGVTFHGGQEFDAEDVIFSIERAQSPNSGMKELLGSIVEVRAGEGNTVEFVTDGPNPILPANLTNLFIMDQGWAEENDATEVQDYAAGEQTYAAANTNGTGPFQLSSREADVRTVLEVFPDYWGMDEFPMAIERVEFTPIQNAATRVAALLSGEVDFVQDVPVQDLERVQGSDGLEVITAPQNRTIFFGMNVGADDIENDDVDGENPFSKVEVRQAMNMALNRDAIQRVVMRGQSDPTGIIIPPFVQGWTEELNAPPEGDMDAARQLLEEGGYPDGFSVQLDCPNDRYINDEAICQAVVGMMSQIGINVNLNAMPKAQFFPLIENGTTDFYLLGWGVPTFDSEYVFNFLVHTKDDSIGTWNATGYSNPELDSQIESLSSMTDLDARDQEIADIWATVQEETIYLPLHNQVLNWGIADGFETEVQPEDQPKVKYFETTGS is encoded by the coding sequence ATGAACCTCACGAGACATGCTTTGCTCGCGACGACCGCGCTGGGCCTCCTCGCAGGGGCCGCCCAGGCCCAGACGCTGCGCTGGGCCGCCGCGGGCGACGCGCTCACGCTCGATCCCCACGCGCAGAACGAGGGGCCGACGCACACGATGAACCACCAGATCTACGAGCCGCTGTTGCTGCGCAACACCGCAGGCGATCTGGAGGGAGCGCTCGCGACCGACTGGCAGGTCAGCGAAGAGGATCCGAATGTCTGGATCTTTACCCTGCGCGACGGCGTGACCTTCCACGGCGGACAGGAATTCGACGCCGAGGACGTGATCTTTTCGATCGAACGCGCCCAGTCGCCCAACAGCGGCATGAAGGAACTTCTGGGCTCCATCGTGGAGGTCCGCGCGGGCGAGGGGAACACGGTGGAGTTTGTCACCGACGGGCCGAACCCGATCCTTCCGGCGAACCTCACCAACCTCTTTATCATGGATCAGGGCTGGGCCGAGGAGAACGACGCGACCGAGGTTCAGGACTACGCCGCCGGCGAGCAGACCTATGCCGCCGCCAATACCAACGGCACCGGGCCCTTCCAGCTGTCGAGCCGCGAGGCCGACGTGCGAACCGTGCTCGAGGTCTTTCCCGATTACTGGGGCATGGACGAGTTCCCGATGGCGATCGAGCGGGTCGAGTTCACGCCCATCCAGAACGCGGCCACGCGCGTCGCGGCGCTCCTCTCCGGCGAGGTCGATTTCGTCCAGGACGTGCCGGTCCAGGATCTCGAGCGCGTGCAGGGGTCCGACGGGCTCGAGGTGATCACCGCGCCGCAGAACCGGACGATCTTCTTCGGGATGAATGTCGGGGCCGACGACATCGAGAACGACGATGTCGATGGCGAGAACCCCTTCTCGAAGGTCGAGGTCCGGCAGGCCATGAACATGGCCCTCAACCGCGACGCCATCCAGCGTGTGGTCATGCGCGGCCAGAGCGATCCGACCGGCATCATCATTCCGCCCTTCGTCCAGGGCTGGACCGAAGAGCTCAACGCCCCGCCCGAGGGCGACATGGACGCGGCGCGGCAATTGCTCGAGGAGGGGGGCTATCCCGACGGGTTCTCGGTACAGCTCGATTGTCCGAACGACCGCTATATCAACGACGAGGCGATCTGTCAGGCCGTCGTCGGGATGATGTCGCAGATCGGCATCAACGTGAACCTCAACGCCATGCCCAAGGCGCAGTTCTTTCCGCTGATCGAGAACGGCACGACCGATTTCTACCTTCTGGGCTGGGGCGTTCCGACCTTCGATTCGGAATACGTCTTCAACTTCCTCGTCCACACCAAGGACGACAGCATCGGAACCTGGAACGCGACGGGATACAGCAACCCCGAGCTCGACAGCCAGATCGAGAGCCTGTCCTCGATGACCGATCTCGACGCCCGCGACCAGGAAATCGCCGACATCTGGGCGACGGTGCAGGAGGAGACGATCTATCTGCCACTGCACAACCAGGTGTTGAATTGGGGTATCGCGGACGGCTTCGAGACCGAGGTGCAGCCCGAGGATCAGCCGAAGGTGAAGTACTTCGAGACGACGGGGTCCTGA
- a CDS encoding ABC transporter permease yields the protein MLAFILRRVFQSIVVLLIVGFVAFSMFTFVGDPIDNMLGQERTQADIARLRAQLGLDQPFFVQYWNFLGNALQGNFGLSYRQGRPVADILAERAPATIELAAVSAFFAMVLGIGLGVFTAIRRDGFASNAIMTLSLIGVSLPTFLIGILLIYVFAVELGWLPSFGRGEVVDLGWWTTGFLTASGLKALILPAITLGLYQMTLIMRLVRSEMLEVLRQDYIRFARARGLKERAVNFRHALKNTLVPVITVTGLQLGAIIAFAIITETVFQWPGVGLLFINAIQFVDIPVMAAYLMLISVMFVSINLIVDLLYFAIDPRLRVGKGGGH from the coding sequence ATGCTAGCCTTCATCCTGCGAAGGGTGTTCCAGTCCATCGTCGTTCTACTGATCGTGGGGTTCGTCGCCTTCTCGATGTTCACCTTCGTGGGCGATCCGATCGACAACATGCTGGGGCAGGAGCGGACGCAGGCCGATATCGCGCGGTTGCGCGCGCAGCTCGGCCTCGACCAGCCATTCTTCGTCCAGTACTGGAATTTTCTCGGCAACGCGCTCCAGGGGAATTTCGGCCTGTCCTACAGGCAGGGCCGCCCCGTGGCCGACATCCTCGCCGAACGCGCACCCGCGACGATCGAGCTTGCCGCGGTCTCGGCCTTCTTCGCGATGGTTCTCGGGATCGGGCTGGGTGTCTTCACGGCGATCAGGCGCGACGGGTTCGCGTCGAATGCGATCATGACGCTTTCGCTCATCGGAGTATCTCTGCCGACCTTCCTGATCGGCATCCTGCTCATCTACGTCTTCGCGGTCGAACTCGGCTGGCTGCCATCCTTCGGTCGTGGAGAGGTGGTGGATCTCGGCTGGTGGACGACGGGCTTTCTGACGGCCAGCGGGCTGAAAGCGCTGATCCTGCCGGCGATCACGCTGGGTCTGTATCAGATGACCCTCATCATGAGGCTCGTCCGCTCCGAGATGCTCGAAGTGCTGCGGCAGGATTACATCCGTTTCGCCCGCGCGCGGGGTCTGAAGGAGCGGGCGGTCAATTTCCGCCATGCACTCAAGAATACGCTGGTGCCGGTCATCACCGTGACGGGCCTGCAGCTCGGGGCGATCATCGCCTTCGCCATCATCACCGAGACGGTATTCCAGTGGCCGGGCGTCGGCCTTCTCTTCATCAACGCGATCCAGTTCGTCGATATCCCGGTGATGGCCGCCTACCTGATGCTGATCTCGGTCATGTTCGTGAGCATCAACCTGATCGTCGACCTGCTCTATTTCGCGATCGACCCGCGGCTGAGGGTCGGCAAGGGCGGAGGACATTGA
- a CDS encoding ABC transporter permease, which yields MSDATEGASRHTDATAEKPTPQSRFGRAWDSDFAWKFRHSPVAIGATIVMLVIVLAAILAPFIAPHDPFNPGSLNLMNGFTPPGAANEFTGDLFLLGTDDQGRDVFSTILYGLRVSLFVGVSAVLLAMVLGVTFGLIAGYSGGRIDTLIMRIADIQLTFPSILVAMLIFGVAKGVTPVGYRDQMAIYVLILAIGLSDWVQFARVVRGAAMVQAGREYVAAARLIGRKGPSIMLRHILPNVLSPVLVIATISLALAIIAEATLSFLGVGAPPTQPSLGTLIRIGQGFLFSGEWWILFFPAVTLLALALSVNLLGDWLRDALNPRLK from the coding sequence ATGAGCGACGCGACCGAAGGGGCCTCGCGCCACACCGACGCCACCGCCGAGAAACCGACACCGCAGAGCCGCTTCGGCCGGGCCTGGGATTCGGATTTCGCATGGAAGTTCCGCCATTCGCCCGTCGCGATCGGTGCGACGATCGTCATGCTCGTAATCGTCCTGGCGGCAATCCTCGCGCCGTTCATCGCGCCGCACGATCCGTTCAATCCCGGGTCGCTGAACCTGATGAACGGCTTCACGCCTCCGGGCGCGGCCAACGAATTCACCGGCGACCTCTTTCTTCTTGGGACCGACGATCAGGGGCGGGACGTGTTCTCGACGATCCTCTACGGGCTGCGCGTGTCGCTGTTCGTGGGGGTGTCGGCGGTGCTGCTCGCCATGGTGCTGGGCGTCACGTTCGGGCTTATCGCGGGATATTCGGGTGGGCGGATCGATACGCTCATCATGCGGATCGCCGATATCCAGCTTACCTTCCCCTCGATCCTCGTCGCCATGCTGATTTTCGGTGTCGCCAAGGGGGTGACGCCCGTCGGATACCGCGACCAGATGGCGATCTATGTCCTAATCCTTGCGATCGGGCTCAGCGACTGGGTGCAGTTCGCCCGCGTGGTGCGCGGTGCTGCAATGGTGCAGGCGGGCCGCGAATACGTGGCGGCCGCGCGTCTTATCGGGCGCAAGGGGCCGTCGATCATGCTGCGACATATCCTTCCCAATGTGTTGTCGCCGGTCCTCGTCATCGCAACAATCTCGCTTGCACTGGCGATCATCGCCGAGGCGACGCTGAGCTTTCTGGGGGTGGGCGCGCCGCCGACGCAGCCCTCTCTCGGCACGCTCATCCGGATCGGGCAGGGGTTCCTCTTCTCCGGCGAATGGTGGATCCTGTTCTTCCCGGCCGTCACGCTGCTCGCGCTTGCGCTGTCGGTGAACCTCCTCGGTGACTGGCTCCGCGATGCACTGAACCCGAGGTTGAAATGA
- a CDS encoding ABC transporter ATP-binding protein: MTGTPVLSVRNLSVEIPARNAVLKPVDSMSYDIAPGEVLGVVGESGAGKSMTGNAVIGLLDRPAHISGGEVLLNGKRIDNLSLKNLRRIRGAEIGMVFQDPLTSLNPLIPIGDQLMETMLAHLDISQAEARKRAVAALDEVGIPGAADRIDSYPHEFSGGMRQRVVIALALCAEPSLVIADEPTTALDVSVQAQIIALLRRLCRDRGTAVMLITHDMGVIAETADRVAVMYAGRLVELGPVREVLGNPRHPYTEGLMGSTPAASAGRARLHQIPGAMPRLGHLPKGCAFHPRCPKAQNDCMRDPGPTLATCDGRAACWHPVNIEAEVQR, encoded by the coding sequence ATGACCGGTACTCCCGTCCTCTCCGTACGCAATCTCTCGGTCGAGATCCCTGCGCGGAACGCCGTGCTGAAGCCTGTCGATTCCATGAGCTACGACATCGCTCCGGGCGAGGTGCTGGGCGTCGTCGGCGAATCCGGTGCCGGAAAGTCCATGACCGGCAACGCGGTGATTGGGCTTCTCGACCGGCCGGCGCATATCTCGGGCGGCGAGGTCCTTCTCAATGGCAAACGGATCGACAATCTGTCGCTGAAGAACCTCCGGCGCATCCGCGGTGCCGAGATCGGAATGGTGTTCCAGGACCCCCTGACCTCGCTCAACCCGCTCATTCCGATCGGCGATCAGTTGATGGAGACGATGCTGGCGCATCTCGATATTTCGCAAGCCGAGGCCCGCAAGCGGGCAGTCGCGGCACTCGACGAGGTGGGGATTCCGGGGGCGGCGGACCGGATCGACAGTTATCCGCACGAATTCTCGGGCGGCATGCGGCAGCGCGTCGTGATCGCCCTCGCGCTTTGTGCCGAGCCATCGCTCGTCATCGCGGACGAGCCCACCACCGCGCTCGACGTGAGCGTGCAGGCGCAGATCATCGCCCTGCTGAGGCGTCTTTGCCGGGACCGGGGGACTGCCGTGATGCTTATCACCCACGACATGGGTGTGATCGCCGAGACGGCCGACCGGGTCGCGGTCATGTATGCCGGACGCTTGGTCGAACTCGGCCCCGTTCGCGAGGTTCTGGGCAATCCGCGCCACCCCTATACCGAAGGCCTGATGGGATCGACGCCTGCGGCGAGCGCGGGGCGTGCGCGCCTTCACCAGATCCCGGGCGCGATGCCGCGCCTCGGTCATCTTCCCAAGGGATGCGCCTTTCATCCCCGCTGCCCGAAGGCGCAGAACGATTGCATGCGCGATCCGGGGCCGACGCTTGCGACATGTGACGGACGGGCGGCCTGCTGGCATCCGGTCAATATCGAGGCGGAGGTCCAGCGATGA
- a CDS encoding oligopeptide/dipeptide ABC transporter ATP-binding protein, producing MSAIVTVSHLGRRFDVSKPWLNRVIERLPRRRLIAVSDVSFEIETGTTYALVGESGSGKSTIGKMLVGLLEPSEGAVEIEGVNLATERDRSKIDGVRGDIQMIFQDPYASLNPRWKVRDIIVEPLAARGRKTKGIAEKLLEQVGLSAADAGKFPHEFSGGQRQRICIARALASEPRFIVCDEPTSALDVSVQAQVLNLMSDLKDDYGLTYLFISHDLTVVTHMADRVGVLYLGRLVEEASPEMLNARPAHPYTQMLLDAAPRLDAFGREVEPPTGEIPDPINPPSGCVFHPRCPLAADRCRRERPELRKVGAARVACHRAEEAIASFEDRAGA from the coding sequence ATGAGCGCGATCGTCACCGTCAGTCATCTGGGCCGCCGCTTCGACGTGTCGAAGCCATGGCTCAACCGCGTGATCGAACGTCTGCCGCGGCGCAGGCTCATCGCGGTGAGCGACGTGAGTTTCGAGATCGAGACCGGAACGACCTACGCCCTTGTCGGGGAAAGCGGATCGGGCAAGTCCACCATCGGCAAGATGCTGGTCGGACTTCTGGAACCGAGCGAGGGCGCGGTCGAGATCGAGGGCGTGAACCTCGCGACCGAGCGTGATCGCAGCAAGATCGACGGTGTCCGCGGCGATATCCAGATGATCTTTCAGGACCCCTATGCGAGCCTCAATCCCCGCTGGAAGGTGCGCGACATCATTGTCGAGCCGCTCGCCGCGCGCGGACGCAAGACAAAGGGCATCGCCGAAAAGTTGCTCGAGCAGGTCGGGCTTTCGGCGGCCGATGCGGGCAAGTTTCCGCACGAGTTCTCGGGCGGCCAGCGGCAGCGGATCTGCATCGCGCGCGCGCTCGCCTCCGAGCCGCGCTTCATCGTCTGCGACGAGCCGACATCCGCGCTCGACGTGAGCGTGCAGGCGCAGGTGCTGAACCTGATGTCGGACCTCAAGGACGATTACGGGCTGACCTATCTCTTCATCAGCCACGACCTGACTGTGGTGACCCACATGGCCGACCGCGTGGGCGTGCTCTATCTCGGACGTCTGGTCGAGGAGGCTTCTCCCGAGATGCTGAACGCGCGGCCGGCGCATCCCTACACCCAGATGCTGCTCGACGCGGCCCCGAGGCTCGACGCGTTCGGCCGCGAGGTCGAGCCGCCGACGGGCGAGATACCCGATCCGATCAACCCGCCTTCGGGATGCGTGTTTCACCCGCGTTGTCCCCTGGCCGCCGATCGCTGTCGGAGGGAACGACCCGAGCTGCGAAAGGTTGGTGCGGCGCGCGTCGCCTGCCATCGCGCCGAAGAAGCGATTGCGAGCTTCGAGGACCGCGCAGGCGCGTGA
- a CDS encoding exopolysaccharide biosynthesis protein translates to MATPPSDRAHHVRDVIDQLDDLTDRDRIFVSDVVDAFGTTAFLPVMMVPALLVVSPLSGIPLFSSVCGITIAIIASQLFLHRPRLWLPGFMRRRNVSGSRMHEAIGKIRKLANWIDRHSRDRLRFLTKQPGRQIAYGACMMSGFAMPFLEIVPFSSSLMGFAVLCIVAGLLAVDGLFVLIGLSIIGLAATIPFFVWTGLMAGSGA, encoded by the coding sequence ATGGCGACACCCCCTTCCGACCGGGCGCATCACGTCCGGGACGTGATCGATCAGCTCGACGATCTCACGGATCGCGACCGCATCTTCGTGTCGGACGTGGTCGACGCGTTCGGGACGACGGCCTTCCTGCCTGTGATGATGGTGCCGGCATTGCTCGTCGTCTCCCCGCTGAGCGGCATTCCCCTCTTCTCGAGCGTTTGCGGGATCACGATCGCAATCATCGCTTCGCAGCTTTTCCTTCACCGGCCACGGCTTTGGCTGCCGGGATTCATGCGACGGCGAAACGTATCTGGGTCCCGCATGCACGAGGCCATCGGCAAGATCCGCAAGCTCGCGAACTGGATCGACCGCCATTCGCGCGACCGGCTCAGGTTTCTGACCAAGCAACCGGGACGGCAGATCGCCTACGGGGCCTGCATGATGAGCGGCTTCGCCATGCCATTCCTGGAGATCGTGCCGTTCTCGTCATCCCTCATGGGGTTCGCTGTTCTCTGCATCGTGGCGGGGTTGCTGGCGGTGGACGGATTGTTCGTGCTCATCGGGCTGAGCATCATCGGGCTTGCCGCGACGATTCCGTTTTTCGTCTGGACAGGTCTCATGGCGGGGTCGGGGGCTTGA
- the parA gene encoding ParA family partition ATPase — MVHEGEPSVAHVLTIAQQKGGSGKTTLAVNLAVALTRAGHRVAVLDTDPQGSLGRWFMARREAGIEDMDFGTASAWGVGYEISKLAKTSDFVIVDTPPKVDSDLRPALRESDLVLVPVATSQVDLWAVDSVLDLADRVGRPTMIVLNRFKSGTRVSEEIDTALAEMGASRAKSVLGNRVVYVETLGQGRGVQERGKGAWSDEVEALCNEILGTLT; from the coding sequence ATGGTGCATGAGGGAGAACCGTCCGTGGCACATGTTCTGACGATCGCGCAGCAGAAGGGCGGGTCGGGCAAGACGACGCTCGCCGTCAACCTTGCGGTCGCGCTGACCCGGGCAGGTCACCGCGTCGCAGTCCTCGATACGGATCCGCAGGGATCGCTCGGCCGATGGTTCATGGCACGGCGCGAGGCGGGTATTGAGGATATGGATTTCGGCACGGCGAGCGCATGGGGCGTCGGCTACGAGATCTCCAAGCTCGCCAAGACCAGCGACTTCGTCATCGTCGACACGCCACCCAAGGTCGACAGCGACCTGAGGCCGGCTCTTCGCGAAAGCGATCTGGTGCTGGTGCCCGTGGCGACGTCGCAGGTCGATCTCTGGGCGGTGGATTCCGTGCTGGATCTGGCAGACCGGGTCGGGCGACCGACGATGATCGTGCTGAACCGGTTCAAGTCCGGCACGCGCGTCTCAGAAGAAATCGACACGGCCCTAGCCGAGATGGGAGCCTCGAGGGCGAAGTCCGTGCTCGGCAACCGGGTGGTCTATGTCGAAACGCTGGGGCAGGGGCGCGGCGTTCAGGAGCGCGGCAAGGGGGCCTGGTCGGACGAGGTCGAGGCCCTGTGCAACGAGATCCTCGGCACGCTGACATGA
- a CDS encoding cold-shock protein, whose protein sequence is MPNGTVKWFNTTKGFGFIAPETGGKDVFVHISAVERAGLTGLSDDQKVTYDLETGRDGRESATNLSLA, encoded by the coding sequence ATGCCCAACGGCACCGTGAAATGGTTCAACACCACCAAAGGCTTCGGCTTCATCGCTCCCGAGACGGGCGGCAAGGACGTTTTCGTCCACATCTCCGCTGTTGAGCGCGCTGGCCTCACCGGCCTCAGCGACGATCAGAAGGTCACCTATGACCTCGAGACCGGCCGCGACGGACGTGAGTCGGCGACGAACCTCTCGCTGGCCTGA
- the ettA gene encoding energy-dependent translational throttle protein EttA, with protein MAAYQFVYHMDGVSKTIPGGKKLFENIRLNFLPGVKIGVVGVNGAGKSTLLKIMAGLDKDFTGEAWSAEGAKVGYLPQEPHLDPSLTVRENVMLGVREKRATLERYNELAMNYSEETAEEMSKLQDEIDAQNLWDLDSQIDISMEALRCPPDDADPSTLSGGEARRVALCRLLLEQPDMLLLDEPTNHLDAETIAWLQNHLMEYKGTILIVTHDRYFLDDITGWILELDRGRGIPYEGNYSAWLEQKAKRLEQEAREDKSKQKTLQRELDWMRQGQKARQAKSKARITAYEELANQSEREKLANAQIIIPNGERLGQKVIEVENLKKGMGEKLLVENLSFSLPPGGIVGVIGPNGAGKTTLFRMLTGQEQPDEGSVEFGDTVDLAYVDQSRDALDPSKTVWEEISGGGEVIDLGDAQMNSRAYCGAFNFKGGDQQKKVGSLSGGERNRVHMAKLLKSGGNVLLLDEPTNDLDVETLRALEDALEDFAGCAVIISHDRFFLDRLCTHILAFEGDAHVEWFEGNFEDYEEDKKRRLGVDSLEPTRVKFKKFSR; from the coding sequence ATGGCAGCCTATCAATTCGTCTATCACATGGACGGCGTCTCCAAGACGATCCCGGGCGGCAAGAAGCTGTTCGAGAACATCCGCCTGAACTTCCTGCCAGGCGTCAAGATCGGCGTCGTTGGTGTGAACGGCGCGGGTAAATCCACACTTCTCAAGATCATGGCGGGTCTCGACAAGGACTTTACCGGCGAAGCCTGGTCCGCCGAAGGCGCGAAGGTCGGCTACCTCCCGCAGGAACCGCATCTCGACCCCTCTCTCACCGTGCGCGAGAACGTCATGCTCGGCGTGCGTGAAAAGCGCGCGACGCTCGAACGTTACAACGAGCTCGCGATGAACTACTCGGAGGAAACCGCCGAGGAGATGTCGAAGCTTCAGGACGAGATCGACGCCCAGAATCTCTGGGATCTCGACAGCCAGATCGACATCTCGATGGAGGCCCTCCGCTGCCCGCCCGACGACGCGGATCCGTCCACCCTGTCGGGCGGTGAAGCACGGCGCGTGGCACTATGCCGGTTGCTGCTGGAACAGCCCGACATGCTTCTCCTCGACGAACCGACCAACCATCTCGACGCCGAGACGATCGCCTGGCTGCAGAATCACCTGATGGAATACAAGGGCACGATCCTCATCGTGACCCATGACCGCTATTTCCTCGACGACATCACCGGCTGGATCCTGGAGCTCGATCGCGGGCGTGGCATTCCCTACGAAGGAAACTACTCCGCTTGGCTCGAGCAGAAAGCCAAGCGGCTCGAGCAGGAAGCGCGCGAGGACAAGTCGAAGCAGAAGACCCTGCAGCGCGAACTCGACTGGATGCGACAGGGTCAGAAGGCCCGCCAGGCGAAGTCGAAGGCGCGTATCACCGCCTACGAAGAGCTCGCCAATCAGTCCGAGCGCGAAAAGCTCGCGAATGCCCAGATCATCATTCCGAACGGAGAGCGGCTCGGCCAGAAGGTCATCGAAGTCGAGAATCTCAAGAAGGGCATGGGTGAGAAACTCCTCGTCGAGAACCTGTCGTTCAGCCTTCCGCCCGGTGGGATCGTCGGGGTGATCGGGCCGAACGGCGCGGGCAAGACGACGCTGTTCCGAATGCTGACGGGCCAGGAACAGCCGGACGAAGGGAGCGTCGAATTCGGCGACACGGTCGATCTCGCCTATGTCGATCAGTCCCGAGACGCGCTCGATCCCAGCAAGACGGTCTGGGAGGAAATCTCGGGCGGCGGCGAAGTGATCGACCTCGGTGACGCGCAGATGAATTCGCGCGCCTATTGCGGAGCCTTCAACTTCAAGGGCGGCGATCAGCAGAAGAAGGTCGGATCGCTTTCGGGCGGCGAGCGCAATCGCGTCCATATGGCGAAGCTGCTGAAGTCCGGCGGCAACGTCCTGCTCCTCGACGAACCGACGAACGACCTCGACGTCGAAACCCTCCGTGCGCTCGAGGACGCGCTCGAGGATTTCGCAGGTTGCGCGGTCATCATCAGCCACGACCGCTTTTTCCTCGACCGGCTTTGCACCCACATCCTCGCCTTCGAGGGGGATGCGCATGTCGAATGGTTCGAGGGCAACTTCGAGGATTACGAGGAAGACAAGAAACGGCGTCTGGGCGTTGATTCGCTCGAGCCCACGCGGGTCAAGTTCAAGAAGTTCTCCCGGTAA